In Mytilus edulis chromosome 4, xbMytEdul2.2, whole genome shotgun sequence, the following proteins share a genomic window:
- the LOC139520547 gene encoding RNA-binding protein MEX3B-like isoform X2, whose translation MFVVKIHQKSRSEHDNFVKCCKIKALRAKTNTYIKTPVRGEEPVFVVTGRKEDVNLAKREILSAAEHFSQIRASRRNSSVSSNGPPSPSAPGQVTIQVRVPYKVVGLVVGPKGATIKRIQQQTHTYIVTPSRDKEPVFEVTGLAENVDKAKIEIESHIAIRTGGQIEGQDDDFHNNGIDSGFQEMNGNNFLAFKSMNGFNSFTDYQNTLNGSKLMSQSSVFNFPPVSKISDFAPLTMNTGFTNGFGMYDNDEGFGGSPQFDQMPPSNSIWPDSLTGLGGSSFQRRCSSLGSAASQHSLSPPLTDSNSQSSGQNSPPVSDLVRHMNGDFIPSSTTTVSTAFGNITTTASYAPSSCDQDMMSSDSISASIINSVVDSPKMIGGISCPVKVPTLNGRQCLMCSESNIVAALVPCGHNLFCMECASLIVGKPVMDRLCPVCLQTPTQAIRILS comes from the exons ATGTTTGTGGTTAAAATACATCAGAAGTCAAGATCCGAACATGACAACTTCGTTAAAT GTTGCAAGATAAAAGCATTAAGGGCCAAGACAAACACCTACATTAAGACACCAGTCCGTGGAGAGGAACCAGTATTTGTTGTCACAGGGAGAAAAGAAGATGTCAACTTGGCGAAAAGGGAGATTCTGTCAGCAGCTGAGCACTTTAGTCAGATTAGAGCATCTCGGAGGAATAGTAGTGTTTCCAGCAATGGACCCCCTAGTCCCAGCGCTCCAGGACAGGTGACCATTCAGGTCCGTGTTCCTTACAAAGTGGTTGGTCTTGTAGTTGGACCTAAAGGTGCTACAATTAAAAGAATTCAGCAGCAGACCCACACATATATTGTTACACCTAGTCGAGATAAAGAACCTGTTTTCGAGGTAACTGGTCTGGCAGAAAATGTGGATAAGGCCAAGATTGAAATAGAAAGTCATATAGCAATCCGTACTGGAGGTCAGATTGAGGGCCAAGACGATGATTTCCACAACAATGGAATAGACTCTGGTTTTCAGGAAATGAATGGGAACAATTTCCTAGCATTCAAGTCAATGAATGGATTTAATTCCTTCACCGATTATCAGAACACTCTAAATGGAAGTAAGCTTATGTCACAATCCTCGGTATTCAATTTCCCACCAGTCTCGAAGATTTCAGATTTTGCACCTCTTACAATGAACACTGGCTTCACTAATGGTTTCGGTATGTATGACAACGATGAAGGTTTTGGAGGGTCACCACAGTTTGACCAGATGCCACCCTCAAACTCCATTTGGCCAGATTCTCTCACAGGACTTGGGGGATCGTCTTTCCAACGTCGTTGCAGTAGTTTGGGTAGTGCAGCATCACAACACAGTCTATCACCACCACTTACAGATTCCAACAGCCAGTCCAGTGGTCAGAATTCACCACCAGTCTCAGATCTAGTCCGTCATATGAATGGTGATTTCATTCCCTCGTCAACCACCACTGTTTCAACTGCTTTTGGAAACATCACAACTACTGCAAGCTATGCTCCAAGTTCATGTGATCAAGATATGATGTCCAGTGACAGCATTAGTGCGTCAATCATCAACAGTGTTGTGGATTCACCAAAAATGATCGGAGGAATATCCTGTCCTGTTAAAGTTCCAACACTTAATGGTCGACAGTGTTTAATGTGTTCAGAAAGTAACATTGTAGCAGCTCTTGTACCATGTGGACACAATCTGTTTTGTATGGAGTGTGCGAGTTTGATTGTGGGAAAGCCCGTTATGGACCGTCTTTGTCCAGTTTGTCTCCAAACACCAACTCAGGCTATCCGAATACTTTCATAA
- the LOC139520547 gene encoding RNA-binding protein MEX3B-like isoform X1: MPANLFTETLPVNTNLEEQRALHLAFELSMLGLDEDNNSSNMNDLSESAAELLKKNNGANTTECVPVPSSEHVAEIVGRQGCKIKALRAKTNTYIKTPVRGEEPVFVVTGRKEDVNLAKREILSAAEHFSQIRASRRNSSVSSNGPPSPSAPGQVTIQVRVPYKVVGLVVGPKGATIKRIQQQTHTYIVTPSRDKEPVFEVTGLAENVDKAKIEIESHIAIRTGGQIEGQDDDFHNNGIDSGFQEMNGNNFLAFKSMNGFNSFTDYQNTLNGSKLMSQSSVFNFPPVSKISDFAPLTMNTGFTNGFGMYDNDEGFGGSPQFDQMPPSNSIWPDSLTGLGGSSFQRRCSSLGSAASQHSLSPPLTDSNSQSSGQNSPPVSDLVRHMNGDFIPSSTTTVSTAFGNITTTASYAPSSCDQDMMSSDSISASIINSVVDSPKMIGGISCPVKVPTLNGRQCLMCSESNIVAALVPCGHNLFCMECASLIVGKPVMDRLCPVCLQTPTQAIRILS; this comes from the exons atGCCAGCGAATTTATTCACAGAGACTTTACCCGTTAACACTAATTTAGAGGAACAACGGGCACTGCACTTAGCTTTTGAGCTTTCGATGCTTGGATTAGATGAAGATAATAACAGTTCTAATATGAACGATTTAAGTGAAAGTGCTGCAGAGCTTCTGAAGAAAAACAACGGCGCAAATACAACTGAATGTGTTCCAGTTCCAAGTTCAGAGCATGTCGCAGAAATAGTTGGGAGACAAG GTTGCAAGATAAAAGCATTAAGGGCCAAGACAAACACCTACATTAAGACACCAGTCCGTGGAGAGGAACCAGTATTTGTTGTCACAGGGAGAAAAGAAGATGTCAACTTGGCGAAAAGGGAGATTCTGTCAGCAGCTGAGCACTTTAGTCAGATTAGAGCATCTCGGAGGAATAGTAGTGTTTCCAGCAATGGACCCCCTAGTCCCAGCGCTCCAGGACAGGTGACCATTCAGGTCCGTGTTCCTTACAAAGTGGTTGGTCTTGTAGTTGGACCTAAAGGTGCTACAATTAAAAGAATTCAGCAGCAGACCCACACATATATTGTTACACCTAGTCGAGATAAAGAACCTGTTTTCGAGGTAACTGGTCTGGCAGAAAATGTGGATAAGGCCAAGATTGAAATAGAAAGTCATATAGCAATCCGTACTGGAGGTCAGATTGAGGGCCAAGACGATGATTTCCACAACAATGGAATAGACTCTGGTTTTCAGGAAATGAATGGGAACAATTTCCTAGCATTCAAGTCAATGAATGGATTTAATTCCTTCACCGATTATCAGAACACTCTAAATGGAAGTAAGCTTATGTCACAATCCTCGGTATTCAATTTCCCACCAGTCTCGAAGATTTCAGATTTTGCACCTCTTACAATGAACACTGGCTTCACTAATGGTTTCGGTATGTATGACAACGATGAAGGTTTTGGAGGGTCACCACAGTTTGACCAGATGCCACCCTCAAACTCCATTTGGCCAGATTCTCTCACAGGACTTGGGGGATCGTCTTTCCAACGTCGTTGCAGTAGTTTGGGTAGTGCAGCATCACAACACAGTCTATCACCACCACTTACAGATTCCAACAGCCAGTCCAGTGGTCAGAATTCACCACCAGTCTCAGATCTAGTCCGTCATATGAATGGTGATTTCATTCCCTCGTCAACCACCACTGTTTCAACTGCTTTTGGAAACATCACAACTACTGCAAGCTATGCTCCAAGTTCATGTGATCAAGATATGATGTCCAGTGACAGCATTAGTGCGTCAATCATCAACAGTGTTGTGGATTCACCAAAAATGATCGGAGGAATATCCTGTCCTGTTAAAGTTCCAACACTTAATGGTCGACAGTGTTTAATGTGTTCAGAAAGTAACATTGTAGCAGCTCTTGTACCATGTGGACACAATCTGTTTTGTATGGAGTGTGCGAGTTTGATTGTGGGAAAGCCCGTTATGGACCGTCTTTGTCCAGTTTGTCTCCAAACACCAACTCAGGCTATCCGAATACTTTCATAA